A region of the Geomonas subterranea genome:
TCCCGGCTTTTCTTTTTTCCTTCCCCTGACAAGAAAAGCCCAAGGCCCCACGCCGATCCTTGGGAGCCAACGATGGAAGTATCCGCAAGAGCTGGATTGTTTTCTGTACTGCCGCTGTTTTTGTTCTTGCTGCTGTCCCTGCCTCATCCCTGTCTCGCCACCAGCGTGTCCCTGGCCTGGGATCCCAGCCCGGACACCGACATCGCCGGATACCGGGTCTACTACCAGGCCAACAGCAGCGGACTTCCGTTCCAGGGGACCGGAGCCGCCGAGGGAAATGCCCCTGTTGATGGCGGCACACTCACCGTGGCGAGCATCAGCGGGCTGGATCCGGCCAACTCTTACTATTTCGCCGTGACCGCATACAACTCCGCCGGTACCGAAAGCGTCTATTCGAACATCGTGCAGGTCCCCGAAACCCTCCCCCCCCTGGTCAGCGTAACCTCCCCCGCGGAAAATACCCCGGTGGCCACAAATCTCGTCATCTGCGCAGCCGCCGCCGACAACGTCGGCATCGCCAAGGTACAGTTCCTGGTGAACGGCGCCCAGGTGCACGAGACTTCCGCCGCACCTTATACCTACACCTGGAACGCGGCGGCGCTGCCGGCGGGGAGCTACGCCATCTCGGCCAGGGCCGTCGACCTCTCCGGAAACGAGGCGGTATCCAAAGCCGTCAACGTTTCAGTGGTGGGGGACGCCATATCACCCACAGTTTCGCTGGCGGTGCCTCCTTCGGATGCCAAAGTGGGGGGCACCATCAGCGTCTCAGCAAGCGCCAGCGACAACCTCGGCGTGAGCAGGCTCGAGCTCTCCATCGACGGGACGTTGTTATTGAGCAGCAACCAGAACCCCGTGAGCTACGTCTGGAATACGGCGAGCTTCGCCAATGGCACCCATGTCATCAGCGTCAGGGCGTACGATGCAGCCGGAAACAGCGGAGTGGCATCCGCGACCGTCCTCGTGGACAACGGCACCGGTCAGACCGACTCGACACCCCCCCCGGCCTCGACCTCCACCTCGACTTCAACTGCAACCTCGCCCCTCACGCTCGCGGACGCGCAATTCGCCCTTCAGATCGCGTCGGGGCAGCAGGGTCCGACGCTCGACCAGATGCAGCGCCTGGACGTGGCGCCCTACGTGAATGGCCAACCCCAGCCCAACGGCAAAGTCGATACCGGCGACGTCGTGGTCATCCTCGCCAAGCTGACCGGTAAGCTGTGAAACGAGCAGGCGAGCTCCCGGTCCAGATGGCAGACGGAGCTTAGGAGGCGCTATGGAGATCTTGAAACAAGCAGTGCTGGGTGGGATGATGTTCCTGGTAACCGCCTGCGGAGGCGGGGGAGGGGCTGATGTCGCGGTAACGGTCCCGGTGCACGCCACCATGACTACTGTCGTAAGCGGAGCCACCGCCGTCGGCACCGTGTCGGTGTCTGGGCTAGCGACCGCCGCCCCTTACGGTTTGAATTTCGTGGTGACGATGCCCGCCGGTGCAACCCTGTTCACTGTCGGAACCTCCGGGGCGTACGCGCGCAACGGTCTTGCCAGCATCGCAGGCACCAACAGTCTCATCCTCGCCAGCAGCAATTTGGCTTCCGGTGAGATCCTGACCGTCACCTTCGCCAATGTTCCGCCGGGCGCCCAGCCGGGCGACTTCGCCGTAACTCTTTCGGCCGTCTACGATGGCCAGGGTAACCCCATTCAATAGGGAAGGCGTTGCACGAAAAGGGACGCCTGGCGCGGGGCCCTCACCCCGCCCCTCTCCCGGAGGGCGAGGGAGGAGTCGCAGGGATCCTGGTAAGGGGCGAGGGCGGCTCAGGAAAGGAGAGGGGGATGGGAGGGCGCGTGGAAAGGCAGGCGTTGTTCAGAAGCGGAGTCGGCGTGCGTGCAGTAGCAGGATGGAGAACGCAGACGCAAAACGCATACGTAGAACAGTTCCCGTGTTTCGTAGGACGTAGAACGGTTCCCCGTTTTACGGCCTCTTGCCGTTGCTTCGTGTATTGAAGAAGGTCTTGTTGAGCAGGATCGCCTTGCTGTCCAGGACGCTGATCACGTCCGACTTCTCCAGGCTGCGCAGCACGCGGCTCATGGTTTCGCGGGTCACTGACGCGTAACTGGCCATCTGCTGGTGGGTCATCTTCACGTCGATGATGACGCCGCGGTCGTCACGGACCCCGTACAGTTCTCCCAGCCGGTCCAGCAGGGAAAGAACCCGGTCCTGGGCGTTCTCCGCGTTGAAGCTGAGGATCTTGATCATCTCCCACGATTCGCGCAGGCGGCTGCACAGCAGCTCGATGACCTTCTTGCGGATCTCGTCGTTGTGCATCAGGTGCTGCTCGAAATCGCTCTTGTGCAAAAGCCCGATCACCGAGTCCTCGTGGGCTATGATGGTGGCCGGGGAGGTCTTGTTGTCCAAAAGGGACATCTCGCCGAAGAAGTCGTTCTTCTTGTGGATCGTGATGATCTGCTCTTTCCCCTCGTCGTTCATCTTCACGACCCGTACCTTCCCCGAATAGATCAGGTACATGTAGCTGGAGGTGTCCTCCTCGTACAGGACTATCTGCTCCTTTTCGTAGTTCTTCTTTCTGAACAGTTTCTCAACCTGATCGACCTCATCTGGGGTCAGGGATGAGAAGAAAGGGATGCTGCTGATGACGTTGGATTCGTGCTTGTGTCTCAGCGATGTCGGACAAGTCATCACAGTGCCTCCGGCTTCATTTTACCTCAGCCATTCGATTGTTTAACATAAACAATTAGCACTTGTCAATTTATGCCTGAGGCTGTATAGGTATAGCAGTCATTTTCTAATGGGGTGCCCTGAGGAACGGGACGTAGCCACTTCCCCAGCGGCAGACTTTGATCCTGAAAGACATCCGGTTATGTGGTTCTGCCTTACTGAGAGGACACCGCTGTGACTGTTGCCGAGTCGATAAGGACGTACAGGTGGCAATTCGTGTTGGTGCTCCTGTTGCTTACCGGAGTCTACTACGCAGTCGTTGCCGACATGGTGTCCCAATGGTATGAAGACCCTAACTATTCCCACGGCTTTATAGTTCCTCTAGTCGCCGGATACTTCGTGTACCAGCGGCGGCATGACGTGGCTGGCCTGCCCCTGGATCCCTGGTGGCCCGGCCTGTTCATCATCCTGCTCGGTCTCGCCCAGCTTTCGATTGGGTGGCTCGGCATCGAGTTTTTCACCATGAGAAGCTCCCTCATTGTGACGCTGGGGGGGATGACCCTGTATTTCTTTGGCAGGCAGTTCTTCGCCTTCATGTTCCTCCCCTTGTGCTATCTCTGCTTCATGGTTCCAATCCCTTACATCGTCTACGACATGATTGCCTTCCCTTTGAAGCTTTTTGTGACCCGCATTTCCATTGCCGCCCTGAAGTTGATGGGGGTCGTGGTTATGCATGAAGGTAACGTAATACTGCTTCCCATGACCACGCTCGAGGTGGCGGATGCCTGCAGCGGAATCAGGTCTCTCATCTCCCTTCTCGCCGTTGCCGTGGCCTTTGCTTCGTGCCTGAAACTGAGTTGGCGGAAAAAGGTCTTGCTCGCCTCCCTGGCCATCCCTGTCGCGATTCTGGCCAACGCCTTGCGGGTCATAGGCACGGGAGCGCTGGCCCAGTACTGGGGGGCACGAGCTGCCGAAGGGTTCTTTCACGAGTTTGCCGGGATGGCGGTCTTCGTCGTAGCTGTTCTGGTTCTGGTGGCTATGGGGTCTTGGCTCGCAAGAGGCACGCAGGGGGCGCGATGATCAACTGGTATCGCTTTGTCATGCTGTATGTGCTTTTGCTTGGCGTCGGGCTGTATTTGCAGTTTCACCGCGATGTCACCGTGCCGGTGAACAGGCCGCTCGAACAGTTCCCGGCCCAGGTGAACGGGTGGCGTATGGTCGGCTCTACCCAATTTTCCGCTGACGTGCAGAACGTGCTTAAGGCAACGGACCTCCTTGTGAGGCAGTATGTCAACGAAAAAGGGGAAAAGGTCGAGCTTTATATCGGCTATCACGGTGGCGGTAAAGGGAGCGGTGAGATTCATTCCCCCAAACACTGCCTCCCTGGAAGCGGCTGGCACGAGGAGTTCACCTCAAAGGACACCATCCCTGCCGGGAGCGGCTCCTTGAACGTGGTGCGGTCCGTTTATCGGAAGGGCGATAGTAGCGCGCTTTTTCTTTACTGGTACCAGGTCCGCGGCAAGAGCATTTCCGACGAGTTCTCGCTGAAAGGGCAACAGATTGCGAATTCATTTCTCTCTCGACGTCGAGATGCTTCTTTCATCAGGATATCACTGCCATCGGAAGGCGATCAGGCAAAAGCCACTGCCACGGCCAAGAGGTTCGCGCAGGATCTGCTCCCGACCATAAGGGCTTTTCTTCCGGGCTGAGTCGGCCGCGATATTTTGCGCCCTGGAGAAGCCAGGACCGGGGGGGCGCGCACGCGGCGTAGCTGGTTATAGGGGCCATTGGCGAGCTTCGGCAGGTATCCTGGGCCCTAGAGGTGACGATGTCGCTTACGCTGATTTCAGTCTTTTTGCTGCTGGCCTCCGTGCTGCGCATCGTGCTGCTGGAGAGACGAAGCGGTGCGTACAGCTACCTGGCAGTGCCGTTTTTCGCCATCGCTGTCCTGGAACTCTTCGATTTCTTCGCACTGGGGAATTCCCGGGCTGAAATCGACTGGAAGCGCTGCGCCCTGTTCGTCGA
Encoded here:
- a CDS encoding Ig-like domain-containing protein, with amino-acid sequence MFSVLPLFLFLLLSLPHPCLATSVSLAWDPSPDTDIAGYRVYYQANSSGLPFQGTGAAEGNAPVDGGTLTVASISGLDPANSYYFAVTAYNSAGTESVYSNIVQVPETLPPLVSVTSPAENTPVATNLVICAAAADNVGIAKVQFLVNGAQVHETSAAPYTYTWNAAALPAGSYAISARAVDLSGNEAVSKAVNVSVVGDAISPTVSLAVPPSDAKVGGTISVSASASDNLGVSRLELSIDGTLLLSSNQNPVSYVWNTASFANGTHVISVRAYDAAGNSGVASATVLVDNGTGQTDSTPPPASTSTSTSTATSPLTLADAQFALQIASGQQGPTLDQMQRLDVAPYVNGQPQPNGKVDTGDVVVILAKLTGKL
- a CDS encoding Crp/Fnr family transcriptional regulator — encoded protein: MTCPTSLRHKHESNVISSIPFFSSLTPDEVDQVEKLFRKKNYEKEQIVLYEEDTSSYMYLIYSGKVRVVKMNDEGKEQIITIHKKNDFFGEMSLLDNKTSPATIIAHEDSVIGLLHKSDFEQHLMHNDEIRKKVIELLCSRLRESWEMIKILSFNAENAQDRVLSLLDRLGELYGVRDDRGVIIDVKMTHQQMASYASVTRETMSRVLRSLEKSDVISVLDSKAILLNKTFFNTRSNGKRP
- the xrtA gene encoding exosortase A; translation: MTVAESIRTYRWQFVLVLLLLTGVYYAVVADMVSQWYEDPNYSHGFIVPLVAGYFVYQRRHDVAGLPLDPWWPGLFIILLGLAQLSIGWLGIEFFTMRSSLIVTLGGMTLYFFGRQFFAFMFLPLCYLCFMVPIPYIVYDMIAFPLKLFVTRISIAALKLMGVVVMHEGNVILLPMTTLEVADACSGIRSLISLLAVAVAFASCLKLSWRKKVLLASLAIPVAILANALRVIGTGALAQYWGARAAEGFFHEFAGMAVFVVAVLVLVAMGSWLARGTQGAR
- a CDS encoding exosortase C-terminal domain/associated protein EpsI, with the translated sequence MINWYRFVMLYVLLLGVGLYLQFHRDVTVPVNRPLEQFPAQVNGWRMVGSTQFSADVQNVLKATDLLVRQYVNEKGEKVELYIGYHGGGKGSGEIHSPKHCLPGSGWHEEFTSKDTIPAGSGSLNVVRSVYRKGDSSALFLYWYQVRGKSISDEFSLKGQQIANSFLSRRRDASFIRISLPSEGDQAKATATAKRFAQDLLPTIRAFLPG